The window CTATGTCGGCGGCCGCGCGGTGATGCAGACCGAGTCGCGGGTCCCGTTCCGGGGGTGGCGGATGGTATCCTTCGCGACCTACGATTCCATCCGAGAGCGGGTGAATGCGGTGCTGGCGACCGAAATCATGGGATTCGCCATCCTGCTGGCCGCGACATTCTACATCCTTTCGCGCCGCGAGCGGTTCAAATCGGCGGCGGTCATGCGGGAATCGGCTGATTTGCGGGCGTTGAACAGCCGCCTGAAGGCTGAAATATCCGAAAGGGTCCGCGTGCAGCGCGAATTGCGGGTCGCCGAACAGACGATGCAGCAAAGCTCGAAATTGGCGGCACTGGGCGAGATGTCGGCAGGCGTCAGTCACGAATTGAACCAGCCGCTGGCAGCGATGAAAACCTATCTGGCCGGTGCGCGCCTGTTGCTGCAGCGCGGGCGCAGCGAAGAGGCAATGTCCAGTTTTCAGCGGATCGACGACCTGGTTGACCGGATGGGCGCCATCACGCGGCAGCTCAAAAGCTATGCCCGCAAGGGCGGCGAGGCGGTCGAGCCGGTGGATCTGCGCGCAAGTGTGTCAGCCGCACTGACCATGATGGAGCCGCAACTGCGCGGCAGCACGATCCGTGTCAGCAACAATATTCCGCGCGAAAAGATCATGGTTCTGGCCGACCGTGTCCGGTTGGAGCAGGTCATTATCAACCTGCTGCGCAACGCCGTCGATGCGGTGAAATCGCAGCGAGATCCGATGATCGATCTGACCGTCAGCGCGGGCTCTCGCGCGCATGTGTCCGTTCGCGATAACGGACCGGGTGTTGCTGATCTTGAAAAACTGTTTGAACCTTTCTGGACGACCAAGAAACCGGGCGAGGGCACCGGGCTTGGTCTTGCGATTTCTTCTGGTATCGTTTCCGATTTCGGGGGGCGTCTGACAGCACATAACGAAGCCGGTGGCGGCGCGGTCTTTGAGGTCGAATTGCCGCTTTTTGAACCCGGAACACGGCAGAGCAAGTCCGATCCAACGGACGGAACCAATCTGGCTGCCGAATGACACAAGCGATGCGAGGATAGCCATATGGCAACGAAACTGAAAATCGCGATCGTCGATGACGAGCCCGATATGCGCGAATCGATCAGCCAGTGGCTGGTGCTGTCTGGCTTCCAGACGGAAACCTTTGCCAGTGCCGAGGATGCGCTCAAGGTGATCGGGCCTGACTGGCCGGGCGTCGTGGTGACGGATATTCGGATGCCGGGCATGGATGGCATGGCGTTCCTGAAACGGCTGATGGGCATCGATTCGGGGCTGCCGGTCATCATGATCACGGGGCACGGGGATGTGCCAATGGCGGTCGAGGCGATGCGGATCGGCGCCATGGATTTCATGGAAAAGCCCTTCAACCCCGACCGCATGAGCGAACTGGCCAAAAAGGCGACGCAGTCGCGGCGCATGACGCTGGACAACCGTGCCCTGCGTCGGGATCTGTCCGAAGGGCAGCAGGTCATGTCCAAGCTGATCGGGACAAGCCCGGTGATGGAACGCCTGCGCGAGGATATTCTGGATCTGGGTCAGGCCGATGGCCACGTGCTGATCGACGGCGAGACCGGCACCGGCAAGACGCTGGTCGCCCACGCGCTGCATGCCGTCGGTCCGCGCGCGTCGAAGAAGTTCGTGCCGGTCTCTTGCGCGGCTTATAACGACGAGGCGCTGGCCGTTCGGCTGTTCGGCCCGATGGAAACCGGTGTCCCGGCCGTCGAAGAGGCTCGCGGCGGCACGCTGTGCCTTGAGGATATCGAGGCCCTGTCCGATCCGCTGCAGGCCCGTCTGCTGGCCTTTATCAGCGATCAGGGCAGCCCGGCCGAGACCCGCATCATCGCCATCTCGAACGCACGCGGCGAGGGTCGCAAGGCCGAGGATTCGCTGCGCCCCGATCTGTTCTACAGGTTGTCGGCGCTCAAGATCACCCTGCCGCCGCTGCGCGCGCGTGGCGAGGATATCCTGTCGCTGTTCACGCGCATGACCGAGCAGTTCTCAGAGGAATATGGCTGTGAGCCGCCACAGGTCAACGCGCAAGAGGCCGCCCAGCTGCTGCAGGCGCCATGGCCCGGCAATATCCGCCAGCTGATCAATGTGGCCGAGCGTGCCGTCTTGCAGAACCGGCGCGGTTCTGGGTCCATTGCGTCGCTGCTGATGGCCGATGGCGATGATAACCAGCAGGCCACGACGACCGAGGGCAAGCCGCTCAAGGAATATGTCGAGAGCTTCGAGAAAATGTTGATCGACAACACCATGCGTCGTCACAAGGGTTCCATTGCCGCGGTGATGGAGGAACTGTGCCTTCCACGCCGGACGCTGAACGAAAAGATGGCGAAATACGGGCTGCAACGGGGCGACTACCTCTAGGCGTCATCACCGATGCAGAACAAAGAAAAACGGCGGCCCTGGGGCCGCCGTTTCTTGTTGTGGGGGGGAAGGTCGGATCAGGCAAAGAGGAATTCGTCGCCCGACAAGGTAAGATCGTAGGTCGCTTCTGACCAGGCAGCCAGGTCGATATCAGCCGGCAATTCGCCACCGTCGCGTTCGAGGACGCCGAACAGGCCATCGCTCAGCGTGTCGGGCAGTTCACCGTTTTCGTCGAACCAGATAGCGAAGTTTTCGCTGTTGCCATCGCAATCGGTGACGATGACGCTTTTCAGGAAGTTGGCGCCGGGGACGTTCGGGTCAAGCGCGGCCACTGCTTCATTCAGTTCTGCAATATATGCATCAGGGTCTTCGCCCATCTCGGCGGGAACCGAGACGGTCACGACGTAGAAGGGGTCGCCATTGGTATCGCCGGGCCAACTGATGTCGTCGCCGTCAATGACCGGTGGAATATAATAGGCAAGCGTCACCTCGGTGATCTGGCTGTCCTGCATTGCGATCTTGCCGTCAACATTTTCGCCGTCGATCGGGCGATCGCACAGGTCCTCGGGCTCTGCCGGCGCGGTATAGGTGCCGGTATTGGCCATTTGCACGTTGGTCTTGCACCAGCCGTTGCCGGCCCAGCTGTTAAAGCCCAACTCGGCACCATCCAGATCGGACAAGCTGTCAATGCCCAGCTTGCTCATCGAGACAACCAGTTGGTCCCCGGTATTGTTGCCGTCATAGCCCCAGATAGAGCCGATGGTGGCGGTGAAATCAAAGCCATCCATACGGTCGCCATCGCTGTCGCGTCCGACCATCCAGTCAAGGACGTTGGCTGCATGATGCCGGCCGCCGTCATTGTTGATGTCCAGATAAAAGCCCGTCAGGTCGATTTTGCCGCCCGATGCGTCATAATCGAAGACAACATTGCCCTTGCCATCCAACGTTGCAACGACGTCGACGGTGGTCGCGCCCTTGCTCATGGTCCAGGTCACCTGCCCGGTTGCTGGCGTGGTAATATCCGTCACACTATTATCGCCGGTGTGATCTTTACCATTAGCGCCGTGATCGCGCCCGTCGCGGTCATTGCTGTGATTGTTACGATGGTCGTCGCGGTCATGGTCGCGGCGGTTTGAGTGCTTGTTGCCGTGCCTGAATCTACTCATTAAAATTCTCACTACTAGATGTGACGCTTTACAAAAGCAGGATTAATAGGCAGAAAACCGCCAATCAACCTATTCAAAAGGATAGGCATAAAATGCGATCAACACATTGATTTTATTTAATTTTATATCAGGGCCTCGCATGGGCTCTCGTTTTTAACACGTTAGGGTTGAGTGGAGTCGCCAATTGCGTGCGGTGCAAGAAAACGCTTCGGCGGAAGTTCGCCCCCGGCTGAAATTTCTCTGGTGAGCGAATGATCCGACCCAGTCACGCAGCGTGCGCAGGCACTTGCGATTAGGCGCTGCGGGGCGTAATTCGCTGCCAAACCGAAAGGTCGTGAGCATGAGTGATACACCCCGGAAAGACGTCCATCCCCGGACCGCTGCAGTCCATGCGGGCACGCGCCGCAGCCAATATGGCGAGATGGCCGAAGCAATTTTCCTGACGCAGGGCTTCGTCTACGACAGTGCCGAACAGGCCGAGGCGCGCTTTGTCGAGGCCGGCCCCGACGAATTCATCTATGCCCGCTACGGCAACCCGACCAGCCGCATGTTCGAGGAACGGATGGCCGCGCTGGAGGGTGCCGAGGACGCCTTTGCCACGGCCAGCGGCATGGCGGCTGTGAATGCGGCGCTGTTCTCGATCTGCGCGCCGGGTGATCATGTCGTGGCGGCCCGTGCGCTGTTCGGGTCCTGCCTATACGTGTTGGAGCTATTGGCGAAGTTCGGGGTCGAGGTCAGCTATGTCGATGGCACCGATCTGGACCAGTGGCGCACGGCGATCAGGCCCGATACCAAGGCTGTGTTCTACGAATCCATGTCGAACCCGAC is drawn from Paracoccus tegillarcae and contains these coding sequences:
- a CDS encoding sigma-54-dependent transcriptional regulator — translated: MATKLKIAIVDDEPDMRESISQWLVLSGFQTETFASAEDALKVIGPDWPGVVVTDIRMPGMDGMAFLKRLMGIDSGLPVIMITGHGDVPMAVEAMRIGAMDFMEKPFNPDRMSELAKKATQSRRMTLDNRALRRDLSEGQQVMSKLIGTSPVMERLREDILDLGQADGHVLIDGETGTGKTLVAHALHAVGPRASKKFVPVSCAAYNDEALAVRLFGPMETGVPAVEEARGGTLCLEDIEALSDPLQARLLAFISDQGSPAETRIIAISNARGEGRKAEDSLRPDLFYRLSALKITLPPLRARGEDILSLFTRMTEQFSEEYGCEPPQVNAQEAAQLLQAPWPGNIRQLINVAERAVLQNRRGSGSIASLLMADGDDNQQATTTEGKPLKEYVESFEKMLIDNTMRRHKGSIAAVMEELCLPRRTLNEKMAKYGLQRGDYL
- a CDS encoding sensor histidine kinase, with the translated sequence MPQGEAGSRLRNPWWLRAAIALILITAAAVIWVTNAWLTERFSETTRVRQELRSALYIGNLRSELQRTAVVPLLLARDPALIGSLNGNDYSTTSARLIAAQKDINVASIRLLDASGRVVGATDRLMIGSNEVMRPYFVEAMRSRDTVFSVSQNAAGANEFVYSRAVVADGKALGVIAVAADLLRLERSWASISDAVAVLDSSGTIILTTESRWRGLTLPEALQVRSAPSAIERAYQVTADWTNMPPDAYVGGRAVMQTESRVPFRGWRMVSFATYDSIRERVNAVLATEIMGFAILLAATFYILSRRERFKSAAVMRESADLRALNSRLKAEISERVRVQRELRVAEQTMQQSSKLAALGEMSAGVSHELNQPLAAMKTYLAGARLLLQRGRSEEAMSSFQRIDDLVDRMGAITRQLKSYARKGGEAVEPVDLRASVSAALTMMEPQLRGSTIRVSNNIPREKIMVLADRVRLEQVIINLLRNAVDAVKSQRDPMIDLTVSAGSRAHVSVRDNGPGVADLEKLFEPFWTTKKPGEGTGLGLAISSGIVSDFGGRLTAHNEAGGGAVFEVELPLFEPGTRQSKSDPTDGTNLAAE